From the genome of Primulina eburnea isolate SZY01 chromosome 12, ASM2296580v1, whole genome shotgun sequence, one region includes:
- the LOC140807547 gene encoding protein SHI RELATED SEQUENCE 5-like: MSGFFSLGGGKDQGLQHKDTNSSFFLLKNEEIYNKGFELWQQYHHLHQQRHQQQQQNLHHNFQDVDFSVGPSGSNTRRSGNIVISGDFGDDSSSYTYRSASGFRVTRPGKGANAGMNCQDCGNQAKKDCSHLRCRTCCKSRGFSCQTHLKSTWVPAAKRRERQQQFAALQQDRQILTVREEIPKRLRDNPTGGDGGDSSTLARVLTSRFPASTAGFDFGHFPPEVNSPAVFRCVRVSAMDDAEEHFAYQTSVNIGGHVFKGVLYDQGREIRYPCGGGDQGSSGQQPLDLITAAAATNTSHPNLSMLDPSIYPTPMSAFMAGTQFFSPPRP, from the exons ATGTCTGGGTTTTTCTCGTTAGGTGGTGGTAAGGACCAAGGATTACAGCACAAGGATACTAATAGTAGCTTTTTCCTGTTAAAAAACGAAGAGATCTACAACAAGGGTTTCGAGCTATGGCAACAGTACCATCATCTGCATCAACAAAGacatcagcagcagcagcaaaaTCTGCATCACAATTTTCAAGATGTGGACTTCTCTGTTGGGCCAAGTGGTAGTAACACCAGAAGGAGCGGTAATATTGTCATTTCCGGTGATTTTGGTGATGATTCTTCGAGTTATACGTATAGATCAGCATCAGGGTTTAGGGTGACGAGGCCGGGTAAAGGTGCGAACGCCGGAATGAACTGTCAAGATTGTGGGAACCAAGCTAAGAAAGATTGCTCGCATTTGAGATGTCGGACTTGCTGCAAGAGCCGTGGGTTTTCGTGCCAGACCCATTTGAAAAGCACGTGGGTACCGGCGGCTAAACGACGAGAGAGGCAACAGCAGTTCGCGGCATTGCAGCAGGATCGGCAGATCCTGACTGTAAGAGAGGAGATTCCCAAACGGCTGCGAGACAACCCAACTGGCGGCGACGGTGGGGATAGTTCCACTCTTGCTCGTGTTCTTACCTCACGTTTTCCGGCTTCCACAGCAG GGTTTGACTTTGGACACTTTCCACCAGAAGTGAATTCCCCAGCTGTCTTTCGTTGCGTGAGAGTGAGTGCAATGGATGATGCGGAGGAGCATTTTGCTTATCAGACATCTGTTAACATTGGAGGCCATGTTTTTAAAGGGGTTCTTTACGATCAAGGGCGCGAAATCCGGTACCCTTGTGGTGGTGGGGATCAGGGTTCCTCCGGACAACAGCCGCTTGATCTCATCACGGCGGCGGCGGCAACGAACACCAGCCACCCAAATCTCAGCATGCTTGATCCTTCCATTTACCCTACTCCAATGAGTGCATTCATGGCGGGTACGCAATTCTTCTCACCACCAAGACCTTAA
- the LOC140808201 gene encoding B-box zinc finger protein 21-like: MKIQCDVCDKDEASVFCVADEAALCAACDHRVHHANKLAGKHHRFSLHHPKQVPLCDICQERRAFLFCQQDRAILCKECDISIHKANELTQKHTRFLLTGVKLSATSTLYSDSPSSSEYSAIARKVSNSDPKDNPKESKNKPVSAQPTPGSPFTEKRTTVQSTPVVAPEYCDKSHAPFMCGGDLSGSISTSSISEYLMETLPGWHVEDFLDSPALPYGFCKTGENDVLPFLDTDFEGSMCAFPAGKMGFWVPQVPQSLHQTRCQSIDISFGAANGNGLKSQATEFTKNSSKASRKWSEDNSFAVPQMSTPSTTYKRHKTFW; this comes from the exons atgaaGATTCAATGTGATGTGTGTGATAAAGATGAAGCATCAGTCTTCTGCGTGGCGGATGAGGCCGCGCTCTGCGCCGCCTGCGACCACCGTGTCCACCATGCCAACAAACTCGCCGGAAAACACCACCGCTTCTCACTCCACCACCCGAAACAAGTTCCCCTCTGTGATATTTGTCAG GAGAGAAGGGCTTTCTTGTTTTGTCAGCAAGATCGAGCAATTTTGTGCAAGGAGTGTGACATATCAATACACAAAGCAAACGAGCTCACTCAGAAGCACACCAGATTTCTACTCACAGGTGTAAAGCTTTCTGCAACGTCTACCCTTTATTCCGACTCACCATCTTCGTCAGAATATTCTGCCATAGCCCGCAAGGTTTCAAATTCTGATCCAAAAGACAATCCCAAAGAATCCAAAAATAAGCCTGTTTCTGCACAACCAACCCCTGGCTCACCTTTCACTGAGAAGCGTACAACAGTCCAAAGCACACCCGTGGTTGCACCAGAATATTGTGATAAAAGTCATGCCCCTTTTATGTGTGGAGGGGACTTGAGTGGGTCAATTTCAACTAGTAGCATATCGGAATATTTGATGGAAACTCTTCCTGGATGGCATGTGGAAGACTTTCTTGATTCTCCTGCTCTTCCCTATGGTTTCTGTAAG ACTGGGGAAAATGATGTGCTGCCATTCTTGGATACTGATTTTGAGGGCAGTATGTGCGCTTTTCCAGCAGGAAAAATGGGATTTTGGGTCCCTCAAGTGCCTCAATCTTTGCATCAGACTCGATGTCAATCAATTGATATCTCATTTGGAGCTGCAAATGGTAACGGATTAAAGTCGCAAGCAACGGAGTTTACTAAAAATAGCAGCAAAGCCAGCAGAAAATGGAGCGAAGACAACTCTTTTGCTGTGCCACAGATGAGTACACCTTCAACTACCTACAAGAGACATAAAACTTTTTGGTAG
- the LOC140808054 gene encoding uncharacterized protein yields MESIGIKHLCVFMFFALLTVKLRGEEGSNDIVKVQKIVTSFSKVESANGNIHEDNKTSTNVVVSNDKRNYNGGSGGGGGGGGGGGGFQWGWGGGGGGGGGGGGGGGGGGGGGGWGWGGGGGGYWRWGCGRQFARGRNHNLGKRGGLNSKEYLIGEFAQCKVRGRCRGMRLDCPLHCGGPCFYDCRYMCKAHCKR; encoded by the coding sequence ATGGAGAGCATAGGAATAAAGCACTTGTGCGTATTTATGTTCTTTGCTTTATTAACAGTTAAATTGAGAGGTGAAGAAGGAAGTAATGACATTGTGAAAGTTCAAAAAATTGTCACTTCTTTTAGTAAAGTCGAGTCTGCAAATGGGAATATTCATGAAGATAACAAAACTTCTACCAATGTTGTAGTAAGCAACGACAAAAGAAATTATAATGGCGGCAGTGGCGGTGGCGggggaggaggaggtggtggtggtgggttTCAATGGGGATGGGGTGGCGGTGGAGGTGGTGGCGGAggcggaggtggtggtggtggtggtggtggtggaggaggaggatggGGTTGGggaggtggtggaggtggaTATTGGAGATGGGGATGTGGGAGACAATTTGCAAGGGGAAGAAACCACAATTTGGGCAAACGGGGAGGTTTGAATAGTAAAGAGTACTTGATAGGTGAATTTGCTCAATGCAAGGTTAGAGGAAGGTGTCGAGGCATGAGGCTTGATTGTCCATTACATTGTGGTGGCCCTTGTTTCTATGATTGTAGGTATATGTGCAAAGCTCACTGCAAACGCTGA